Proteins encoded in a region of the Spirochaeta lutea genome:
- a CDS encoding methyl-accepting chemotaxis protein, which translates to MKLGIQGKIITLVTGLLFLVNLVLIISSSQVLGSTMMEDREQLTTNLVEVAVHVLEFYHRQEQQGTLNRTDAQEAAKSVIQGMTFGENDQDYYWIIDSGPRMIMHPFRPDLNGTDVSGIQDPDGVFLFQRMADVASTQGSGFVPYQWQYYDDQGRIEPKLSFVQSFSPWQWIIGTGVYINDVADSLASKRILLILISVAGTLLAIFGGVLVSRGLVRPIRAATAMLQDIAQGQGDLTKELPVRSSDEVGRMAELFNTTFSTIRDLVRQIKQETLAMNRIGDNLAVNMNETASAMNEISTNVEGMRDKAASQDAEVKATLDETARLLAKIEELGSLTETQAANVSQSSSSIEEMVANIRSVAQVLASNNESVVQLMDSAQVEREQMDRVNTMVQEISRSSAALLQASKVIQDISSQTNLLAMNAAIEAAHAGEAGRGFAVVASEIRKLAEESNSQGKSIATTLASLKDLIDTASESTSSALADIDKSFELTKTVRDQEAVIKNAMDEQNAAGSEVLQAIAQINAITTQVKDTTQIMNQASTSVEQRMHRLTAITQELTGGMQEMSAGANQINTAIHQVNDNSQENQQSIQRLTQGVNRFKVE; encoded by the coding sequence TTGAAACTAGGCATACAAGGTAAAATAATTACCCTCGTGACCGGACTACTCTTCCTCGTAAATCTCGTCCTGATAATTAGCAGCTCACAGGTTTTAGGATCAACCATGATGGAGGATCGCGAACAGCTCACCACGAACCTGGTGGAGGTGGCCGTCCATGTTCTGGAGTTTTACCACCGCCAGGAACAGCAGGGAACCCTCAACCGCACGGACGCCCAAGAGGCCGCCAAGTCCGTCATCCAAGGGATGACCTTCGGGGAGAACGATCAGGATTATTACTGGATTATCGACTCCGGTCCACGAATGATCATGCATCCCTTCAGACCCGATCTCAACGGTACCGACGTCTCGGGTATCCAGGACCCCGACGGCGTATTCCTCTTCCAGAGGATGGCAGATGTCGCAAGCACCCAAGGATCAGGGTTTGTTCCCTACCAATGGCAGTACTACGATGATCAGGGCAGAATAGAACCCAAACTCTCCTTTGTGCAGAGCTTTAGTCCCTGGCAGTGGATTATCGGTACCGGTGTCTACATCAACGATGTGGCGGACAGCCTCGCCTCTAAACGCATCCTCCTGATTCTTATTTCTGTAGCGGGTACCCTACTTGCCATATTCGGCGGAGTATTGGTAAGCCGGGGCCTGGTGCGTCCCATCCGGGCTGCCACCGCTATGCTCCAGGACATCGCCCAAGGCCAGGGAGATCTGACCAAGGAGCTGCCAGTCCGCAGCTCCGATGAGGTCGGCCGCATGGCTGAGCTGTTTAACACCACCTTCTCAACCATCCGCGATCTGGTTCGGCAGATCAAACAAGAAACCCTGGCCATGAACAGGATTGGAGACAACCTGGCGGTGAACATGAATGAAACAGCCAGCGCCATGAACGAAATCTCGACGAATGTGGAGGGTATGCGGGACAAGGCTGCATCCCAGGATGCGGAGGTCAAGGCAACCCTGGATGAAACAGCAAGGCTCCTGGCGAAGATTGAGGAATTAGGATCCCTCACGGAAACCCAGGCAGCGAATGTTTCCCAATCATCCTCCTCCATTGAAGAGATGGTCGCGAATATTCGGTCAGTGGCCCAGGTGTTAGCTTCCAATAACGAATCGGTGGTCCAGCTCATGGACTCCGCCCAGGTTGAACGCGAGCAAATGGACCGGGTAAACACCATGGTACAGGAGATATCCCGGAGCTCCGCAGCCCTGCTCCAGGCTAGTAAGGTTATTCAAGATATCTCCAGCCAGACTAACCTCCTCGCTATGAACGCCGCAATTGAAGCAGCCCATGCCGGGGAAGCAGGCAGGGGATTCGCCGTAGTGGCCAGCGAAATCCGGAAGCTCGCTGAAGAATCCAACAGCCAGGGAAAATCCATCGCCACGACCCTGGCCAGCCTAAAGGACCTGATCGATACGGCCTCCGAGTCCACCAGCTCGGCCCTGGCAGACATTGATAAATCCTTTGAACTCACCAAGACGGTCCGTGACCAGGAGGCTGTCATTAAAAACGCCATGGATGAACAGAACGCCGCCGGATCAGAGGTCCTTCAGGCCATTGCCCAGATAAACGCCATTACCACCCAGGTCAAGGACACAACCCAAATCATGAACCAGGCCAGCACCTCAGTGGAACAGCGGATGCATCGTCTCACCGCCATCACCCAGGAGCTAACCGGGGGTATGCAGGAAATGTCCGCCGGAGCCAACCAGATCAATACAGCCATCCACCAGGTCAACGACAACAGCCAGGAAAACCAGCAAAGCATCCAGCGCTTAACCCAGGGGGTAAATCGCTTCAAGGTCGAGTAA
- a CDS encoding tetratricopeptide repeat protein, which yields MKTGNPRAGLSTSLGLIIVCILLFGVVAGCTTLTEESPEGMPIPETEETAVSGEASEEVPGEVPGEASEEDTPGVDWEQRFIEAVRSGDIDLALTLYESSGAGDPLLLGSLLMASGRVARAENMFTQVTAQEEGADRVEALFNLGMIALTRNDLPRAEEFFMDTVEQEPAHSQALSGLGVIALDRGNTAIAMDLFTRSLESDPENVQALLGRAQLWMEREQFTRAAGDYSAALAIMPEAGEVYGLRARARALDGGFSGALEDYNRAVSLAPENPWNLLDRGRLLLRAGRFEESLEDFTALLEMNDGFDLALVYRAQAFDSMGNTEAALEDYRRILELQPDYTEVYAPAGVAYFKTNQFDEAGRLFVRAAEQPNGRKELLLLAALSGYYQAYQGEQRDARGVQQTNRRLEEWAARFDREGLFYAIVRYFLSPGYDGAVIQAVQGHTKPLERAQGQVYLGAFFLLEGKTATALALLSEIGETVLAGLPEGRLAQWLVHEYTNE from the coding sequence ATGAAAACGGGAAACCCACGAGCCGGACTGTCGACCAGCCTCGGCCTTATAATTGTCTGCATTCTTTTATTCGGTGTAGTTGCCGGCTGCACCACCCTAACCGAAGAGTCACCGGAGGGTATGCCGATTCCGGAGACCGAGGAGACTGCCGTCTCCGGGGAAGCCTCTGAGGAGGTGCCGGGGGAGGTACCAGGGGAAGCCTCTGAGGAGGACACGCCCGGGGTGGACTGGGAACAGAGATTCATCGAGGCGGTACGGTCCGGGGATATCGACCTGGCATTGACGCTCTACGAGAGTTCAGGTGCCGGGGATCCCTTATTGCTCGGTAGCCTGCTGATGGCCTCCGGAAGGGTGGCCAGGGCGGAGAATATGTTTACCCAGGTAACGGCTCAGGAGGAAGGGGCTGATAGGGTAGAAGCATTGTTTAACCTAGGTATGATCGCCTTGACCCGGAATGATCTGCCCAGGGCCGAAGAGTTTTTCATGGACACGGTGGAGCAGGAACCCGCCCACTCCCAGGCTCTTTCCGGCCTGGGAGTCATTGCCCTGGACCGGGGAAATACCGCCATCGCCATGGACCTCTTTACCCGCAGCCTGGAATCCGATCCGGAGAATGTGCAGGCCCTGCTCGGCCGAGCTCAGCTTTGGATGGAGAGGGAGCAGTTTACCCGGGCTGCAGGGGATTATTCTGCAGCCTTGGCCATTATGCCCGAGGCGGGGGAGGTATACGGTCTGCGGGCCCGTGCCCGGGCGCTGGATGGCGGCTTTTCCGGTGCCTTGGAGGATTATAACCGGGCTGTAAGCCTGGCTCCTGAGAATCCCTGGAACCTGTTGGATAGGGGCCGGTTGCTGCTTCGGGCCGGAAGGTTTGAAGAATCCCTGGAGGACTTTACCGCGCTTCTTGAGATGAACGATGGATTTGATCTTGCCCTGGTGTACCGGGCTCAGGCATTTGATTCTATGGGAAATACCGAAGCAGCCTTAGAGGATTACCGGCGCATTCTGGAGCTTCAGCCCGATTATACCGAGGTTTATGCCCCGGCTGGGGTAGCCTATTTCAAGACAAACCAGTTCGACGAGGCCGGTCGGCTGTTTGTTCGTGCGGCCGAGCAGCCCAATGGACGAAAGGAGCTGCTGCTTCTCGCTGCGCTGTCGGGGTACTACCAGGCCTACCAGGGAGAACAGCGGGATGCCCGGGGGGTACAACAGACGAACCGTCGGCTTGAGGAATGGGCGGCCCGGTTCGACCGTGAGGGGTTGTTTTATGCCATCGTCCGATATTTTCTTTCTCCGGGCTACGATGGGGCGGTAATTCAGGCTGTTCAGGGGCATACAAAACCCTTGGAGAGGGCCCAGGGGCAGGTGTATCTGGGGGCGTTTTTCCTTCTGGAGGGTAAAACCGCCACGGCACTTGCGCTTCTTTCTGAAATAGGGGAGACTGTTCTGGCCGGATTACCCGAGGGGAGACTGGCGCAATGGTTGGTACATGAATACACAAACGAGTAG
- a CDS encoding DHH family phosphoesterase: MNTQTSRLQDLVQVLDKKRPVVIQVHDFPDHDAVAAGFALSRLLENRDFSASLCYSGRIQSASLEEAVETFNIPLVPSTSLAINQNTQIILVDGFIGNKNVTELEGSVVGLIDHHNPPEKPECPFFDIRPHYGSCSTMVYEYFQESGDELSIEVATSLLMGLMMDTAFMTRGVTEHDMKAFSELFFLGDWERGSRMLKNSLSLIDLGVFREAINSCEVAGDFAFVPIQKECSPEVTALTADFFLGLREIRFVVVLVPDREEYRISVRSEDLERPSDVIIRKALRGIGYGGGHVHMGGGNIPRDLFPGQQTLRNRFLVALGMEEKEASGSTSE; this comes from the coding sequence ATGAATACACAAACGAGTAGGTTACAAGATTTAGTCCAGGTACTGGATAAAAAACGCCCGGTGGTGATTCAGGTCCACGATTTTCCGGATCATGATGCAGTCGCCGCGGGCTTTGCCCTGTCACGTCTCCTGGAAAACCGAGATTTCTCTGCGAGTCTCTGTTACTCCGGGAGAATTCAGAGCGCTAGCTTAGAGGAGGCTGTGGAAACCTTCAATATTCCCCTGGTTCCCAGCACATCCCTGGCAATAAATCAGAACACCCAGATTATTTTAGTGGATGGATTCATCGGCAATAAGAACGTCACCGAGCTTGAGGGTTCGGTGGTGGGGCTGATCGACCATCATAATCCCCCGGAAAAGCCGGAATGCCCATTCTTTGATATCCGACCCCACTACGGCTCCTGTTCAACCATGGTGTATGAGTATTTTCAGGAGTCGGGAGATGAGTTGTCCATAGAGGTTGCTACCTCCCTGCTTATGGGGTTGATGATGGATACCGCATTTATGACCCGGGGTGTTACCGAGCACGATATGAAGGCCTTCTCCGAACTGTTTTTTCTTGGAGACTGGGAACGCGGCAGCCGGATGCTAAAAAACAGCCTGTCGCTGATTGACCTAGGCGTATTCCGAGAGGCCATCAACAGCTGTGAGGTAGCCGGCGACTTTGCCTTTGTACCCATTCAGAAGGAGTGCAGCCCGGAGGTTACCGCCCTTACGGCTGATTTTTTCCTGGGCTTGCGGGAAATCCGGTTTGTAGTAGTACTGGTTCCCGACCGGGAGGAATACCGGATCTCCGTACGGAGTGAGGATCTCGAACGCCCCTCGGATGTCATCATCCGCAAGGCCCTGCGGGGTATAGGGTACGGCGGTGGACACGTACACATGGGCGGTGGAAATATACCCCGGGATCTGTTCCCGGGACAACAGACCCTGCGGAACCGATTTTTGGTGGCCCTAGGCATGGAGGAAAAGGAAGCAAGTGGATCAACAAGTGAATGA
- a CDS encoding TraB/GumN family protein: protein MDQQVNETEPVEAVESPNTSEPQDSDTITRVSLGGREYTIIGTAHISSESVREVDERIREENPHRVCVELDQGRYNALVNGQNWQNLDIFKVIKEKKAFLLLGNLVLSASQKRMGMDLGIKPGQEMKAAISTAEELGIPVSLCDREIQTTLRRAWGLSGFWGKNKLLASLIAGAFSTEKLSNEDLEKMKQKSALHGMLEEVAEYLPSAKRVLIDERDEYLAKKIFESPGEAETRILAVVGAGHVPGILRHLEALHAKTQTPDVSEIDFVPPPSRVGKLIPWIISGVIIGLIVWGFISGGVSQGLENFGVWVLVNGGLAALGALAALGHPLTVVLSFAAAPLTSLNPTIGVGFVSAFIEAWVRKPRVRDFESLQTDILSFRGFYRNRITRTLLVFLFATLGSAVGTFIGIPLLIPG from the coding sequence GTGGATCAACAAGTGAATGAAACCGAGCCGGTGGAGGCTGTGGAGTCCCCGAATACCTCGGAACCCCAGGACTCCGATACTATAACCCGCGTCAGCCTGGGGGGCCGGGAGTATACAATCATCGGTACCGCGCATATCTCGTCGGAAAGCGTCCGGGAGGTGGATGAGCGCATCCGCGAAGAGAATCCCCACCGGGTTTGTGTGGAACTAGACCAGGGGCGTTACAATGCCTTGGTAAACGGTCAAAACTGGCAGAATCTGGATATATTTAAGGTTATCAAAGAGAAAAAGGCATTTTTACTCCTCGGAAACCTGGTGCTTTCGGCCTCTCAAAAGCGAATGGGCATGGATTTAGGAATCAAACCAGGCCAGGAGATGAAGGCTGCCATCTCTACTGCAGAGGAATTGGGGATACCTGTGAGTCTCTGCGACCGGGAGATTCAAACCACCCTGCGCAGGGCCTGGGGCTTAAGCGGCTTCTGGGGTAAGAATAAGCTCCTGGCGTCCCTCATTGCCGGGGCGTTCTCCACTGAGAAACTGTCCAACGAAGATTTGGAGAAAATGAAGCAGAAAAGTGCTCTGCACGGGATGCTTGAAGAGGTGGCAGAGTATCTACCCTCGGCAAAACGGGTGCTGATCGACGAGAGAGATGAGTACCTTGCTAAGAAGATCTTTGAATCCCCCGGAGAAGCCGAGACCCGAATACTAGCAGTGGTCGGAGCCGGGCATGTTCCGGGAATCCTCCGGCATCTTGAAGCCCTTCACGCCAAGACCCAGACACCTGATGTGTCGGAAATCGATTTTGTCCCCCCGCCCTCCCGGGTGGGGAAGTTGATTCCCTGGATTATTTCGGGGGTGATCATCGGTTTGATAGTCTGGGGATTTATCAGCGGAGGGGTCTCTCAGGGGCTTGAAAACTTCGGTGTGTGGGTGCTGGTGAACGGAGGGCTTGCCGCCCTGGGTGCCCTGGCGGCCTTGGGCCATCCCCTCACAGTGGTGCTGTCCTTTGCTGCTGCGCCGCTTACGAGTCTCAACCCCACCATCGGGGTCGGGTTTGTATCCGCCTTTATTGAGGCCTGGGTGCGTAAACCCCGAGTTCGGGATTTTGAGAGTTTACAAACCGATATCCTTAGTTTTAGGGGATTTTACCGCAACCGCATTACCCGGACGTTGTTGGTGTTTCTCTTTGCCACCCTGGGAAGCGCGGTAGGAACCTTCATCGGAATCCCCCTATTAATCCCCGGGTAA
- a CDS encoding DUF2721 domain-containing protein has translation MQLTLETPGLLFPALSLLMLAYTNRFLTLANLIRELYDRYHHRPDAKVLAQISNLRRRIALVKSTQILGVTSLLLCVITMVLLFVTLETLGRIVFGLSLLAMATSLVFSVRELFISAEALTVHLQDLEKDCSTGTRGCQDED, from the coding sequence ATGCAACTAACCCTCGAGACCCCGGGGCTTCTCTTCCCCGCCCTCTCCCTCCTCATGCTGGCCTATACAAACCGATTTCTCACCCTGGCAAACCTCATCCGGGAGCTCTACGACCGGTACCATCACCGCCCCGATGCCAAGGTTCTTGCCCAGATCAGCAATCTGCGGCGGCGGATTGCCCTGGTTAAATCCACACAAATTCTGGGTGTAACCAGCCTGCTGCTCTGCGTCATTACCATGGTACTGCTCTTTGTAACCCTGGAAACCCTGGGACGGATCGTATTCGGTCTGAGCCTGCTTGCTATGGCTACGAGCCTGGTCTTCTCGGTCCGGGAACTCTTCATCTCCGCCGAGGCGTTAACGGTACATCTCCAGGACCTAGAAAAAGACTGCAGCACGGGTACCCGAGGCTGCCAGGATGAGGATTAA
- the radA gene encoding DNA repair protein RadA, giving the protein MAKKNQYVFMCKQCGHEEPKWLGRCPGCGEWNSFKEMRVSPGGTLAGGRSGSRGSSGSLAGAGGYISRSRQGDSHVPSTDAPGVHQEGQGIHEPVSLAAVQKPAQARLASGIGELDRVLGGGLMEGSSVLIGGEPGIGKSTLMLQAAGAFQHAGQVLYVSGEEGAQQLKLRAERLGITNTASLLLFCNPQIEYIQDVLNQVQPRIIIIDSIQTLITQDIDSAPGTVNQMKLSVFALSEWARSHQAGVFFIAHVTKEGSIAGPKVIEHMVDAVILFEHSGSDIRFLRAQKNRFGSVDEVGLFTMGDQGLEELSDPSKVFLVERDTPLPPGVVAAPIFEGSRILVVEIQALTVPVQAGYGRVYSDKIDARRVSRIAAVLEKHAGIRLSDQDIYVNVSGGIRIQEVGVELPLALAIMSARTGQALSRQLAVAGEVSLAGELRPVSHYKQRVSAAKDLGFIHSIDPGAAKKVKTIQEAVKQALSIKKE; this is encoded by the coding sequence ATGGCAAAAAAGAACCAATACGTTTTCATGTGTAAACAATGCGGCCACGAGGAACCGAAGTGGCTTGGCCGCTGCCCGGGCTGCGGAGAGTGGAACAGCTTCAAGGAGATGCGGGTTTCCCCCGGAGGGACCCTCGCCGGAGGCCGATCGGGTTCCCGGGGTTCCTCGGGCAGCCTCGCCGGGGCCGGGGGCTACATTTCCCGGAGCCGGCAGGGTGATTCCCATGTGCCTAGCACCGACGCCCCGGGGGTCCACCAGGAGGGCCAGGGAATTCATGAGCCGGTGAGTCTCGCGGCGGTGCAGAAACCGGCCCAGGCCCGCCTCGCCTCGGGCATAGGCGAGCTCGACCGGGTGTTGGGCGGGGGGCTCATGGAGGGATCCAGCGTGCTCATCGGCGGCGAGCCGGGCATCGGAAAATCCACCCTGATGCTCCAGGCAGCGGGGGCATTCCAGCATGCCGGGCAGGTACTCTATGTCTCCGGTGAAGAGGGGGCCCAGCAGCTCAAGCTCCGGGCGGAACGCCTGGGCATTACGAATACCGCTTCTCTGCTCCTGTTTTGCAACCCCCAGATAGAGTATATTCAGGATGTCCTGAACCAGGTCCAGCCCCGAATTATCATCATCGACTCCATCCAAACCCTCATTACCCAGGACATCGACTCCGCCCCCGGAACGGTCAACCAGATGAAACTCTCGGTGTTCGCCCTCTCGGAATGGGCGCGGTCCCACCAGGCGGGGGTGTTTTTCATCGCCCATGTTACCAAAGAGGGCAGCATCGCCGGACCGAAGGTTATCGAACACATGGTGGATGCGGTCATTCTCTTTGAACACTCGGGTTCCGATATCCGCTTTCTCCGGGCCCAGAAGAACCGGTTTGGGAGCGTGGATGAGGTGGGACTCTTTACCATGGGCGACCAGGGACTGGAAGAGTTGTCCGATCCCTCCAAGGTCTTTCTCGTGGAACGGGATACCCCCCTGCCCCCCGGGGTGGTGGCTGCTCCCATTTTTGAGGGATCACGCATCCTGGTGGTAGAGATCCAGGCTCTGACCGTTCCCGTCCAGGCGGGGTACGGCAGGGTGTACTCGGATAAAATTGATGCCCGCCGGGTAAGCAGGATTGCGGCGGTCCTGGAGAAACATGCGGGCATCCGGTTGAGCGACCAGGATATTTACGTGAACGTGTCCGGGGGCATTCGGATTCAGGAGGTGGGGGTGGAGCTGCCTCTGGCCCTGGCTATTATGTCCGCTCGGACCGGGCAGGCCTTGAGCCGGCAGCTGGCGGTGGCGGGTGAGGTGAGCCTTGCCGGGGAACTGCGCCCGGTCAGCCACTATAAGCAGCGGGTATCCGCCGCGAAGGACCTGGGGTTCATCCACAGTATCGATCCCGGTGCCGCTAAAAAAGTCAAAACCATTCAGGAAGCGGTGAAACAGGCCCTTTCAATCAAGAAGGAGTAA
- a CDS encoding adenylate/guanylate cyclase domain-containing protein: protein MDHKDYRLAAIVFTDIVGFSRMMEQDESGTIQLLEYHNQLIRSRTDEFKGSIIKTIGDAFLVDFTNTVNAVRFAVAVQGDLEQYNQEHPEKKLILRIGIHLGDIYFYENDALGEGINIASRLQSLCNPGRICISQDVYNLSRGKFDGPEVRELGDVKLKNITREIRAYEILTAGTGDPVPHHEYAPKASDQGDSNARPSKPSQADKSSAATPQGPATNPDGTVDEAKLKELVILEIKRAGQRLTPSQVRGWFGNGPLPEGLDAAVTMLSRKGFLAPESQNPRPQGRRGSGSGYEYSSGSPGGSGGRPSSPGQGRAQDGEFEEGIRELKRAAKLVGREIQNAWRDRDSWFADDPRGRRHRIPRHRADGENDRRDKEVERQWDRVLETTGDPQDEEQYIIQEYRKQTDISLKKSETGLKGHLASYIGVNGLLTFIWATTTAPGFPWFLIPAAAWGIGMLSHIGSIRRRRRENAELKALPGLNKFQLRLLRKLHKNRERWGGHFLGSLGASLFLAMLNLITSPMVPWSVFPIAGMAIGIFTHLPGFKSKEHQLLADLRDQGVPVQMLMDRKDRKKLLGMARDIPENATPQEAEAERMRAVILAQLGSFKGKNPLGDDFEDLLNDYVDQIHSLSQKDREIDSLLGDLSVQSLDRDKAELIKQRDQTDHKALRAEYEKSITQIEKQQKAFNDLEAERRMVKLKLSGAMNSLRQVQLELVRLKGTGSQELPDLRERSGQLSSYLSDMRSGYSELENSDFAELEKYRDELKNEGSDLG, encoded by the coding sequence ATGGACCACAAGGACTACCGCCTGGCGGCGATCGTATTTACCGACATTGTCGGTTTTAGCCGAATGATGGAGCAGGATGAGTCGGGGACTATCCAGCTCCTGGAATACCACAACCAGCTTATCCGAAGCCGTACCGATGAGTTTAAGGGAAGCATCATTAAGACCATCGGCGATGCCTTCCTGGTGGACTTTACCAACACCGTGAACGCCGTCCGCTTTGCCGTGGCAGTCCAGGGCGATTTAGAACAGTATAACCAGGAACATCCGGAAAAGAAACTCATTCTCCGCATCGGAATCCACCTGGGGGATATTTATTTTTACGAAAACGATGCCCTGGGCGAGGGAATCAATATCGCCAGCCGCCTGCAGTCCCTGTGTAATCCCGGGCGTATCTGCATCAGTCAGGATGTGTACAACCTATCCCGGGGCAAGTTCGACGGCCCCGAGGTCCGGGAGCTCGGCGATGTTAAGCTCAAGAATATTACCCGGGAGATCCGGGCATACGAAATCCTGACTGCCGGTACCGGCGATCCTGTGCCGCACCATGAGTATGCTCCCAAGGCTTCGGATCAGGGTGATTCCAATGCCCGGCCGTCCAAACCCTCCCAGGCAGACAAGTCGTCTGCAGCTACCCCCCAAGGCCCTGCCACCAACCCCGACGGCACCGTGGACGAGGCCAAGCTCAAGGAGCTGGTGATCCTGGAGATCAAACGCGCCGGCCAGCGGCTGACCCCATCCCAGGTCCGAGGGTGGTTCGGTAACGGTCCCCTGCCCGAAGGATTGGATGCGGCCGTTACCATGTTATCCCGAAAGGGGTTTCTTGCCCCGGAATCCCAGAATCCCCGACCCCAGGGCCGCCGCGGAAGCGGTTCCGGGTACGAATACAGTTCCGGATCCCCCGGGGGCAGCGGTGGGCGTCCCTCCTCACCCGGCCAGGGAAGAGCCCAGGACGGGGAATTCGAAGAAGGGATCCGGGAGCTGAAGCGGGCTGCCAAGCTGGTCGGCCGGGAGATTCAGAATGCCTGGCGCGACCGGGACAGCTGGTTCGCCGACGATCCCCGGGGCCGGCGCCACCGCATACCACGGCACCGGGCGGACGGTGAGAACGACCGCCGGGATAAGGAGGTGGAGCGCCAGTGGGACCGGGTGCTGGAAACCACCGGCGATCCCCAGGACGAAGAACAGTACATAATCCAGGAGTACCGGAAGCAGACCGATATTAGTTTGAAGAAGAGCGAGACCGGCCTAAAGGGTCATCTTGCCTCCTACATAGGGGTTAACGGATTGTTAACCTTCATCTGGGCCACCACCACGGCTCCGGGATTTCCCTGGTTCCTGATCCCCGCCGCTGCCTGGGGTATCGGTATGCTCAGTCACATCGGAAGCATCCGCCGGCGGCGCCGGGAGAACGCCGAGCTCAAGGCCCTGCCGGGATTGAACAAGTTTCAGCTTCGCCTGCTCCGGAAACTCCATAAAAACCGAGAACGCTGGGGTGGTCACTTCCTCGGTTCCCTGGGAGCAAGCCTCTTTTTGGCCATGTTAAACCTCATTACATCGCCCATGGTTCCCTGGTCGGTATTTCCCATCGCGGGTATGGCCATTGGGATTTTTACCCACCTGCCGGGATTCAAAAGCAAGGAACACCAATTGCTGGCCGATCTTCGCGATCAGGGGGTTCCGGTACAGATGCTTATGGACCGCAAGGACCGAAAGAAGCTCCTGGGTATGGCCCGGGATATTCCGGAGAACGCCACCCCCCAGGAGGCGGAGGCAGAACGGATGCGGGCTGTTATCCTGGCCCAGCTTGGGTCGTTCAAGGGAAAAAATCCCCTAGGGGATGATTTTGAGGATCTGCTGAACGACTATGTAGATCAGATTCATAGCCTCAGCCAAAAGGACAGGGAAATCGATTCCCTCCTGGGTGATCTCTCTGTCCAGAGTCTGGATAGGGATAAGGCTGAGTTGATAAAACAGAGGGATCAAACCGACCATAAGGCCCTACGCGCCGAATACGAAAAATCCATTACCCAGATCGAGAAGCAGCAGAAGGCCTTTAATGACCTTGAGGCCGAGCGGCGGATGGTGAAGCTCAAGCTGTCGGGTGCTATGAATTCCCTGAGGCAGGTGCAGCTGGAGCTGGTACGCCTGAAGGGAACAGGAAGCCAAGAGCTTCCGGATCTGCGGGAACGATCTGGCCAGCTTAGTAGCTACCTCAGCGATATGCGTTCCGGCTATTCGGAACTGGAAAACAGCGACTTTGCTGAGCTTGAAAAATACCGGGATGAGCTGAAGAATGAAGGTTCTGATTTAGGCTGA
- a CDS encoding ABC transporter ATP-binding protein, which produces MSERIITIQRLKKYFPVKAGAFSTHNLTLKAVDDVSFDLYKGETLGVVGESGCGKTTVGRCILRLYEPDEGRIYLHPKQRIIDEVDALDTQRIALEAELRTLEAAQGTASAARHLKSKIKKLKADADAATANTDLLSMDPKHLKAARKSVQMIFQDPWASLNPHMIVKDIVGEGPKEFGMSKGMSLDKWVMELLDRVGLPRAAANRYPHEFSGGQRQRICIARALALTPEVVVCDEPVSALDVSIQAQILNLLISLQEDFGLTFMFVAHDLSVVEFISDRVMVMYLGKAVEKASSAQLYSNPRHPYAQSLLSAVPVADPDYQSEEIILEGDVPSPVNPPSGCAFHPRCLYKTDICTKVTPVLEKNQNGHLIACHNPPKG; this is translated from the coding sequence GTGAGCGAACGAATTATAACCATACAACGGCTGAAAAAGTACTTCCCTGTGAAGGCGGGAGCGTTCTCCACCCACAACCTTACCCTCAAGGCGGTGGATGATGTATCCTTCGACCTGTATAAGGGAGAAACCCTGGGGGTTGTGGGAGAGTCCGGCTGCGGAAAGACAACGGTAGGCCGGTGCATCCTCAGGCTGTATGAACCGGATGAGGGCCGCATCTATCTCCATCCAAAACAACGTATTATTGATGAGGTAGACGCCCTGGATACCCAGAGAATCGCCCTGGAGGCAGAGCTCCGCACCCTGGAAGCAGCCCAAGGAACGGCCTCGGCCGCCCGGCACCTAAAGTCTAAGATCAAAAAACTCAAAGCTGATGCGGATGCCGCTACAGCCAATACCGACCTCCTATCCATGGATCCTAAGCACCTAAAAGCCGCACGAAAATCGGTGCAGATGATTTTCCAGGATCCCTGGGCATCCCTAAACCCCCATATGATTGTAAAAGACATCGTGGGCGAGGGGCCGAAGGAGTTCGGTATGAGTAAGGGAATGAGCCTGGACAAATGGGTCATGGAGCTCTTGGACCGGGTTGGCTTACCCCGGGCTGCAGCCAACCGCTATCCCCATGAATTTTCCGGGGGACAACGTCAACGAATCTGCATCGCCAGAGCCCTGGCCCTTACCCCTGAGGTGGTCGTCTGCGATGAGCCGGTATCCGCCCTGGATGTATCCATTCAGGCACAGATCTTAAACCTCTTGATCAGCCTTCAGGAGGATTTCGGGCTAACCTTTATGTTTGTTGCCCACGATCTTTCGGTGGTGGAATTTATCTCCGACCGCGTGATGGTTATGTACCTGGGGAAGGCCGTAGAAAAGGCTTCATCGGCCCAGCTCTACTCCAACCCCCGGCACCCCTACGCCCAGAGTCTGCTTTCCGCCGTACCGGTAGCCGATCCGGATTACCAATCAGAGGAGATTATCCTGGAAGGGGATGTGCCGAGCCCGGTGAATCCCCCCTCGGGCTGTGCCTTCCATCCCCGGTGCCTATACAAGACCGACATCTGTACAAAGGTAACCCCGGTTTTGGAGAAGAACCAGAACGGTCACCTGATCGCCTGCCATAATCCCCCCAAGGGCTGA